The following are from one region of the Achromobacter xylosoxidans genome:
- the hprK gene encoding HPr(Ser) kinase/phosphatase produces MLTVQELVDDNADKIPFNWISGQGAADRAIPDDGMSAADLVGHLNLIHPSRIQVFGQEELAYYTRFDLRRRMHHMDELLIGGVPAILLADGLTPPQDLIDQCDQHQVPLLSTPVAAAQLIDLLRIYLGKKLAPTTTVHGVFLDVLGLGVLITGESGLGKSELALELISRGHGLVADDAVEFSRTAPNMIEGHCPQLLQNLLEVRGLGLLDIRTIFGETSVRRKMRLKLIVHLVRATAQDKFERLPLQDITQDMLGLPVRKVMLQVAAGRNLAVLVEAAVRNTILKLRGIDTLGEFMERQAMAILQSSK; encoded by the coding sequence ATGCTCACGGTGCAGGAACTCGTCGACGACAACGCCGACAAAATCCCCTTTAACTGGATTTCCGGCCAGGGCGCCGCGGACCGCGCGATTCCCGACGACGGCATGTCGGCCGCGGACCTCGTCGGCCACTTGAACCTGATCCACCCGTCCCGCATCCAGGTGTTCGGACAGGAAGAGCTGGCGTACTACACCCGCTTCGACCTGCGCCGCCGCATGCACCACATGGACGAGCTGCTGATCGGCGGCGTACCCGCGATCCTGCTGGCCGACGGCCTGACCCCGCCGCAAGACCTCATCGACCAGTGCGACCAGCATCAGGTGCCGCTCTTGTCCACGCCGGTGGCGGCGGCGCAACTGATCGACCTGCTGCGCATCTACCTGGGCAAGAAACTGGCGCCCACCACCACCGTGCATGGCGTGTTCCTGGACGTGCTGGGACTGGGCGTGCTGATCACCGGTGAATCCGGCCTGGGCAAGAGCGAACTGGCGCTGGAACTGATTTCACGCGGACACGGCCTGGTGGCCGACGACGCCGTGGAGTTCTCGCGCACCGCCCCCAACATGATCGAAGGCCACTGTCCGCAGCTGCTGCAGAACCTGCTGGAAGTGCGCGGCCTGGGCCTGCTCGATATCCGCACCATCTTCGGCGAGACCTCCGTACGCCGCAAGATGCGCCTCAAGCTCATCGTGCACCTGGTGCGCGCCACCGCGCAAGACAAGTTCGAGCGCCTGCCGCTGCAAGACATCACGCAGGACATGCTGGGCCTGCCGGTGCGCAAGGTCATGCTGCAAGTGGCTGCGGGCCGCAATCTGGCGGTGCTGGTCGAGGCCGCCGTGCGCAATACCATCCT
- a CDS encoding PTS sugar transporter subunit IIA has protein sequence MNHLSRILPAGNVVLDMLATSKKRAFEQAGLLFENNHGLARALVFDSLFARERLGSTALGQGVAVPHGRVKGLEQALAAFIRLAQPITFDAPDGQPVSMLLCLLVPETATQQHLDILAELAQLMSNKALREALATEPDPAVVHKMLTTGQL, from the coding sequence ATGAATCATTTGTCGCGCATCCTACCCGCCGGCAACGTCGTGCTCGATATGCTCGCAACGAGCAAGAAACGTGCGTTCGAACAGGCCGGCCTTCTCTTTGAAAACAACCATGGCCTGGCGCGCGCGCTCGTCTTCGACAGCCTGTTCGCCCGGGAGCGCCTGGGCTCCACCGCGCTCGGACAGGGCGTGGCGGTGCCGCATGGCCGTGTGAAGGGCCTGGAACAGGCCCTGGCGGCCTTCATCCGCCTGGCCCAGCCCATCACTTTCGATGCGCCCGACGGGCAGCCCGTGTCGATGCTGCTTTGCCTGCTGGTGCCGGAAACGGCCACGCAGCAGCACTTGGACATCCTGGCCGAACTGGCGCAGCTCATGTCGAACAAGGCCTTGCGCGAGGCCCTGGCCACAGAGCCCGATCCCGCTGTCGTCCATAAGATGCTCACGACCGGCCAACTCTGA